A single region of the Microlunatus panaciterrae genome encodes:
- a CDS encoding sulfite exporter TauE/SafE family protein, with product MLAAFAAGWVDAVVGGGGLIQLPALLIGLPDSTAPASILGTNKISSVWGTLTSSITYAIKIRPDWRTIIPLVVCSATGSALGAHAARFLPKEYFTPIVLVALVGVGIYTWRRPELGLTTEIKHSGGHHYLRAAGIGLGVGAYDGILGPGTGSFFVILLVAVLGYGFLEASAKAKIANLVTNLAAIAVFGLSGSVIWKLGLLMGGANLLGGFLGARMALTRGNGFVRKVYLLVIAGLVVKLGWDVVGQFTG from the coding sequence ATGCTGGCCGCCTTCGCCGCCGGCTGGGTGGATGCGGTGGTCGGCGGAGGCGGTCTGATCCAGCTGCCCGCTCTCCTGATCGGGCTGCCGGACTCGACCGCGCCGGCGTCCATCCTCGGCACCAACAAGATCTCCTCGGTGTGGGGGACGTTGACCAGCTCGATCACGTACGCGATCAAGATCAGACCGGACTGGCGGACGATCATCCCGCTGGTGGTCTGTTCGGCGACCGGGTCGGCGCTGGGGGCCCACGCGGCCAGGTTCCTGCCGAAGGAGTACTTCACCCCCATCGTGCTGGTGGCGCTGGTGGGGGTCGGCATCTACACCTGGCGGCGGCCCGAGCTCGGCCTGACCACCGAGATCAAGCACTCCGGCGGCCACCACTACCTCCGGGCGGCTGGGATCGGCCTCGGGGTCGGGGCCTACGACGGCATCCTCGGACCCGGCACCGGGTCGTTCTTCGTGATCCTGCTGGTCGCCGTGCTCGGCTACGGCTTCCTGGAAGCCAGTGCCAAGGCCAAGATCGCCAACCTAGTGACCAACCTGGCCGCCATCGCGGTGTTCGGGTTGAGTGGATCGGTGATCTGGAAGCTCGGGCTCCTGATGGGCGGAGCGAATCTGCTGGGCGGCTTCCTGGGGGCGCGGATGGCGCTGACCCGTGGCAACGGGTTCGTCCGCAAGGTCTACCTGCTGGTGATCGCGGGGCTGGTGGTCAAGCTCGGCTGGGACGTCGTCGGCCAGTTCACCGGCTGA
- a CDS encoding DUF4439 domain-containing protein — MASERQRPAPGRRGFLLGAFGLGLVVTSTAAGCSLTDPRIDTSGLKPRPIPTPSPTPSLPGSAAGADTEQALARLATAVLDSRDAARLGAQVRMLVGLVLADHRDHVVALRSPQPTSRPVPTGSPSPTTRTSPGTGAGKAATALRRLVAGERAAARLHRAAADATSGYTCLLWGSLAAAAGQYADALESGARTAAPPKPQQRRPLVPVTDLEAIQALLRQSHAMVYGYQLALGKLSGARADRAAGRLAQHRVLRDRLVDLLNERSADVPAAEPAYVPPIEVSNASRAVVLLRLMETRFLPFVGQWVAAAATGPTRSLALDELSAATLSARAWGAALQDWPGWPS; from the coding sequence GTGGCATCGGAGAGGCAGCGCCCTGCACCAGGCCGGCGCGGCTTCCTGCTCGGCGCCTTCGGACTGGGCCTGGTGGTCACCTCCACCGCCGCCGGCTGCAGCCTCACCGACCCCCGGATCGACACCTCCGGCCTCAAGCCCCGGCCGATTCCGACGCCCAGCCCGACACCCTCCCTACCCGGCTCGGCTGCCGGAGCCGACACCGAGCAGGCGTTGGCCCGGCTCGCCACGGCAGTGCTCGACAGCCGGGACGCCGCCCGGCTCGGCGCCCAGGTGCGGATGCTGGTCGGGCTGGTACTCGCGGATCACCGCGACCACGTCGTCGCCCTCCGCAGCCCACAGCCCACCAGCCGGCCGGTACCCACCGGCTCCCCCTCGCCGACGACCCGGACGAGCCCCGGCACCGGCGCCGGCAAGGCGGCGACCGCGCTCCGCCGGTTGGTTGCCGGTGAGCGGGCCGCGGCCCGGCTGCACCGAGCCGCCGCGGACGCCACCAGCGGCTACACCTGTCTGCTGTGGGGGTCGCTGGCCGCGGCCGCCGGCCAATACGCCGACGCCCTGGAGAGCGGAGCCCGTACGGCGGCGCCACCGAAGCCCCAACAGCGCAGGCCGCTGGTCCCGGTAACCGACCTCGAGGCCATCCAGGCCCTGCTCCGGCAGTCCCACGCCATGGTCTACGGCTACCAGCTCGCGCTCGGCAAGCTGTCCGGAGCCAGGGCCGACCGCGCGGCCGGCCGGCTGGCCCAGCACCGGGTTCTGCGGGACAGGCTGGTCGACCTGCTGAACGAGCGGAGCGCCGACGTTCCGGCGGCCGAGCCTGCCTATGTGCCCCCGATCGAGGTCTCCAACGCCAGCCGCGCCGTCGTCCTGCTCCGGTTGATGGAGACCCGCTTCCTGCCGTTCGTCGGACAGTGGGTGGCGGCCGCCGCGACCGGCCCGACGCGTTCCCTGGCCCTGGACGAGCTGAGCGCGGCGACGCTGTCTGCGCGGGCCTGGGGCGCGGCCCTGCAGGACTGGCCCGGCTGGCCCAGCTGA